A single genomic interval of Methylobacterium bullatum harbors:
- the folB gene encoding Dihydroneopterin aldolase, producing MTDRILVERIAVFAYHGLLEEEARIGQRFYISLDCRIDLRPAGLSDDMAKTVSYADLTEIVVRIATTRRFALIEALAEAIAAEILDRFEGVDSIVVRVDKPSAPVPAVIDGVAISILRSRAGLAR from the coding sequence ATGACCGACCGCATCCTCGTCGAACGCATCGCCGTCTTCGCCTATCACGGTCTCCTCGAAGAGGAAGCGCGGATCGGCCAACGCTTCTACATCTCCCTCGACTGCCGGATCGACCTGCGGCCGGCGGGCCTGTCGGACGACATGGCGAAGACCGTGAGCTATGCCGACCTCACCGAGATCGTCGTACGCATCGCCACCACCCGGCGCTTCGCCCTCATCGAAGCTCTGGCCGAGGCCATCGCCGCCGAGATCCTCGATCGGTTCGAGGGCGTGGACAGCATCGTCGTGCGCGTCGACAAGCCGAGCGCGCCGGTCCCGGCGGTGATCGACGGCGTCGCCATCTCGATCCTGCGCAGCCGCGCGGGACTTGCGCGATGA
- the sulD gene encoding Bifunctional folate synthesis protein, with the protein MSTAYLGLGSNIGDKAATIAEAIRRIEASPGIRLTARSSDYRTPPWGDTDQDWFLNAAIAVETDLTPHDLLETGLAIETAMGRVRERRWGPRVIDIDVLSYEGAAISDERLVLPHRFVRERAFVLVPLAEIAPDLVIGPETVSQALSKLDIAGIVRDRKPVA; encoded by the coding sequence ATGAGTACCGCCTATCTCGGTCTCGGGAGCAATATCGGCGACAAGGCTGCGACCATCGCCGAGGCGATCCGGCGGATCGAAGCGAGCCCGGGCATTCGGCTCACGGCACGCTCCAGCGACTACCGTACGCCTCCCTGGGGCGATACGGACCAGGACTGGTTCCTCAACGCGGCGATCGCCGTCGAGACCGACCTGACCCCGCACGACCTGCTGGAGACAGGCCTCGCCATCGAAACCGCCATGGGCCGGGTGCGCGAGCGGCGCTGGGGGCCGCGCGTCATCGACATCGATGTGCTCTCGTATGAAGGGGCGGCGATCTCCGACGAGCGTCTCGTCCTGCCGCATCGTTTCGTGCGGGAGCGCGCCTTCGTCCTCGTTCCCCTCGCCGAGATCGCGCCGGACCTGGTGATCGGACCCGAGACCGTGAGCCAGGCCCTGTCGAAACTCGATATTGCCGGTATCGTGCGGGACCGGAAGCCGGTGGCTTAG
- the cycB gene encoding Cytochrome c-553I: MQYQSKAAIRPLMAALVFAFASAGAVQAQDAKPAADPAVANQLDPNAPEKDDKLIDKYQAVKVEDGKYFDKDGAPTYHITNDGKKFDWYAYSGYRRYHAECHVCHGPDAMGSTYAPALKDSLKRLSYEEFVGIIAGGKQDISSSGTNVMPAFGDNKNVMCYADDLYTYLKARASGAMPRVRPTDKEDKPEAAKKAEKECLGG; the protein is encoded by the coding sequence TTGCAGTACCAAAGCAAAGCCGCCATCCGTCCGCTCATGGCCGCCCTCGTTTTCGCATTCGCCTCCGCCGGTGCCGTTCAGGCCCAGGACGCCAAGCCCGCCGCCGATCCCGCCGTGGCGAACCAGCTCGATCCCAATGCTCCTGAGAAGGACGATAAGCTGATCGACAAGTATCAGGCGGTGAAGGTCGAAGACGGCAAGTATTTCGACAAGGACGGCGCCCCGACCTACCACATCACCAACGACGGCAAGAAGTTCGATTGGTACGCCTATTCCGGCTACCGCCGCTATCACGCCGAGTGCCACGTGTGTCACGGTCCCGACGCGATGGGTTCGACCTACGCACCCGCCCTCAAGGATTCGCTCAAGCGCCTGTCCTACGAGGAGTTCGTCGGCATCATCGCCGGCGGCAAGCAGGACATCAGCTCGAGCGGCACCAACGTGATGCCCGCCTTCGGCGATAACAAGAACGTGATGTGCTACGCCGACGACCTCTACACCTACCTGAAGGCCCGCGCCTCCGGCGCCATGCCGCGCGTGCGTCCGACCGACAAGGAAGACAAGCCGGAAGCCGCCAAGAAGGCCGAGAAGGAGTGCCTGGGCGGCTAA